One segment of Bacteroidota bacterium DNA contains the following:
- the rpsR gene encoding 30S ribosomal protein S18, whose protein sequence is MQQQNQSEIRYLTPPSVEIKKKKYCRFKKNRIKYVDYKDPEFLKKFLNEQGKILPRRLTGTSLKFQRKVATAIKRARHLALLPYVTDLLK, encoded by the coding sequence ATGCAACAACAAAATCAATCTGAAATCAGATACCTTACCCCGCCTTCAGTTGAAATCAAAAAGAAAAAATATTGCCGTTTTAAGAAAAACAGAATCAAATATGTAGATTATAAAGATCCTGAATTTCTTAAAAAATTCCTGAACGAACAGGGAAAAATTTTACCCCGTCGGCTAACCGGTACCTCTTTAAAATTTCAACGCAAAGTTGCTACTGCAATTAAGAGAGCTCGTCATTTGGCATTATTGCCTTATGTAACTGATTTGTTAAAATAA
- the rpsF gene encoding 30S ribosomal protein S6, protein EGGAIVYEENWGLRKLAYPIQKKSTGFYNLISFTADSQLIAKLETEYRRDERIIRFLTVKMDKYAIEYSVKKKNQKSNTEATDDKSEKSEKTLEEKA, encoded by the coding sequence CTGAAGGAGGAGCGATAGTCTATGAAGAGAATTGGGGATTAAGAAAGCTGGCCTATCCCATTCAGAAAAAAAGCACAGGCTTTTACAACTTAATTAGCTTTACAGCTGACAGCCAATTGATTGCAAAACTCGAAACCGAGTATCGCAGGGACGAACGTATCATTCGTTTTCTGACTGTAAAAATGGATAAATATGCCATTGAATACAGCGTAAAGAAGAAGAATCAGAAGTCTAACACTGAAGCAACTGATGACAAATCAGAGAAATCAGAAAAAACATTGGAGGAAAAAGCATGA
- the rplI gene encoding 50S ribosomal protein L9, with protein sequence MEVILKEDINNLGQKDDIVTVRNGYARNFLIPKGLAISAIPSAKKMLAENIKQRAHKEAKIKNEALALAEKMKDVKLTIGAKTSSKGKIFGSVNTIQLSEALQAQGFEIDRKNILIQVDQIKEVGSYKAKVKLHKEVIVEIPFEIVSE encoded by the coding sequence ATGGAAGTTATATTAAAAGAAGATATTAATAATTTAGGACAGAAAGACGATATCGTAACCGTAAGAAATGGTTACGCGCGGAATTTCCTTATTCCTAAAGGTTTAGCTATTAGTGCCATTCCTTCAGCAAAAAAGATGTTGGCTGAAAACATCAAACAAAGAGCTCACAAAGAAGCAAAAATCAAAAATGAAGCTCTTGCTTTAGCTGAAAAGATGAAAGATGTGAAACTCACTATCGGTGCTAAAACAAGTTCTAAAGGTAAAATTTTCGGTTCTGTGAATACCATTCAGCTTTCTGAAGCCTTACAGGCACAAGGATTTGAAATCGATCGTAAGAACATATTAATACAGGTTGATCAGATTAAGGAAGTTGGTTCATACAAAGCAAAGGTTAAACTGCACAAGGAAGTTATCGTGGAGATACCTTTCGAAATTGTATCAGAATAG